In Dryobates pubescens isolate bDryPub1 chromosome 28, bDryPub1.pri, whole genome shotgun sequence, a single window of DNA contains:
- the ASF1A gene encoding histone chaperone ASF1A, which yields MAKVQVNNVVVLDNPSPFYNPFQFEITFECIEDLSEDLEWKIIYVGSAESEEYDQVLDSVLVGPVPAGRHMFVFQADAPNPGLIPDADAVGVTVVLITCTYRGQEFIRVGYYVNNEYTETELRENPPVKPDFSKLQRNILASNPRVTRFHINWEDNTEKLEDVESSNPNLQSLLSTDALPSASKGWSTSENSLNVMLESHMDCM from the exons ATGGCAAAGGTTCAGGTGAACAATGTAGTGGTGTTGGATAATCCGTCTCCTTTCTACAATCCTTTTCAATTCGAAATCACATTTGAGTGCATAGAGGACCTGTCGGAAG atTTGGAATGGAAAATAATTTATGTGGGTTCAGCAGAAAGTGAAGAGTATGACCAGGTGTTAGACTCTGTTTTAGTAGGACCTGTTCCTGCGGGCAGACACATGTTTGTATTTCAG GCTGATGCACCTAACCCAGGGCTTATTCCAGATGCAGATGCAGTAGGTGTAACAGTTGTGCTAATTACATGCACCTATCGAGGTCAAGAATTTATTAGAGTTGGTTACTATGTAAACAATGAATACACTGAGACAGAACTGAGAGAGAATCCACCAGTAAAGCCAGACTTTTCTAAG CTTCAAAGGAATATTTTGGCATCTAATCCCAGAGTCACGAGATTTCACATTAATTGGGAGGACAACACTGAAAAACTGGAagatgtagagagcagtaaCCCCAATCTACAGTCACTGCTTTCTACAGATGCATTACCTTCAGCATCAAAGGGGTGGTCAACATCAGAAAATTCATTAAATGTCATGTTAGAATCTCATATGGACTGCATGTGA